One region of Arthrobacter sp. StoSoilB22 genomic DNA includes:
- a CDS encoding ParB/RepB/Spo0J family partition protein has translation MSEKRRGLGRGLGALIPSSASAQGNGAAPSRPVDLFFPEARKTAETTVETLLEDSSAVDSKPAAEKTSPASAADEGAAATSRTKAGATEPSRAKTTSPSKTAGKASGSRSAANKTAADSEGSTASAAPTTPPAQSAPQVELVEVPGARFAEIPVGDIHPNRKQPRSVFDEDDMAELVHSVREIGVLQPIVVRTSTEKGGEPYELVMGERRWRAVQAAGLDTIPAIVRDTTDDDLLRDALLENLHRSQLNPLEEAAAYQQLLEDFGTTHEQLADRIGRSRPQVSNTLRLLKLPPLVQRRVAAGVLSAGHARALLSLPDAAAMERMAQKIVAEGMSVRATEESVALYQDPTAPAKSSIPKPNARHERLDYLASSLSDRLDTNVKITLGARKGRVSIEFASVEDLNRIMDVLGPGADD, from the coding sequence ATGAGCGAAAAGCGAAGGGGCCTCGGCAGGGGTCTTGGGGCTCTCATTCCTAGCTCGGCCTCGGCCCAGGGAAATGGTGCCGCACCCTCCCGTCCGGTGGATCTGTTCTTCCCGGAGGCGAGAAAGACTGCGGAGACCACCGTAGAGACCTTACTCGAGGATTCGAGTGCTGTTGATTCCAAGCCGGCTGCTGAGAAGACGTCCCCCGCATCCGCTGCGGATGAGGGCGCAGCTGCAACATCACGCACCAAAGCCGGGGCGACAGAGCCTTCCCGCGCCAAAACTACTTCACCTTCCAAAACTGCCGGCAAAGCTTCCGGTTCACGGTCAGCCGCCAATAAGACGGCCGCCGACTCAGAAGGCTCGACGGCGTCAGCCGCACCTACCACGCCCCCGGCACAGTCAGCTCCCCAGGTAGAATTGGTGGAAGTTCCCGGGGCTCGATTTGCCGAGATCCCCGTGGGCGACATTCATCCGAACCGCAAACAGCCTCGTTCAGTCTTCGATGAAGATGACATGGCCGAGCTCGTGCACTCCGTGCGTGAAATCGGCGTCCTCCAGCCAATTGTTGTACGTACTTCAACCGAAAAGGGTGGAGAACCGTATGAGCTGGTCATGGGTGAACGTCGATGGCGTGCCGTCCAGGCCGCAGGACTCGACACGATCCCTGCGATTGTCCGTGACACCACGGATGATGACCTCCTTCGCGATGCTCTCCTTGAGAACCTCCACCGTAGCCAGCTGAACCCCCTCGAAGAGGCTGCGGCTTACCAGCAACTTCTGGAGGACTTCGGTACCACGCACGAGCAGTTGGCCGACCGAATTGGCCGTTCCCGTCCACAGGTGTCCAACACACTCCGTCTGCTCAAGCTCCCGCCGTTGGTTCAGCGCCGCGTGGCTGCCGGCGTGCTGTCTGCTGGGCATGCACGCGCTCTGCTATCGCTCCCTGATGCTGCAGCCATGGAAAGAATGGCACAGAAGATCGTGGCCGAGGGCATGTCAGTCCGCGCTACCGAAGAGTCGGTTGCACTTTACCAGGATCCCACCGCGCCGGCCAAGAGCAGCATCCCTAAGCCCAATGCCCGGCACGAGCGTCTGGACTACCTGGCATCATCACTCTCGGACCGTTTGGATACTAACGTGAAGATCACTTTGGGTGCACGAAAAGGGCGGGTCAGTATTGAGTTCGCCAGCGTGGAAGATCTTAACCGGATTATGGACGTTCTGGGGCCGGGAGCCGACGACTAA
- a CDS encoding ParA family protein, whose protein sequence is MGSSETSTQRIPPFMSLGSARAMATPSASLQSAIVRTDSVDNAAVSRETVSDGVRNVMDSIDDSSPIARQLANETRRRERLIGRELPKPSRTRIFTVSNQKGGVGKTTTTVNIAAALASAGLNVLVIDIDPQGNASTALGIEHHADVDSIYDVLINDLPLRDVVAPCPDIPNLICAPATIHLAGAEIELVSLVAREQRLRRAIDVYAKERENDGEGRLDYIFIDCPPSLGLLTVNAFCAASEVLIPIQCEYYALEGLSQLLKNIEMIQKHLNADLVVSTILLTMYDGRTNLAAQVASEVRQHFPDQVLGAVVPRSVRISEAPSYQQTVMTYDPSSSGALSYMEAAAEIAER, encoded by the coding sequence GTGGGCAGTAGTGAAACCTCCACGCAGCGAATCCCCCCGTTTATGTCTCTGGGGTCCGCGCGGGCCATGGCTACACCCTCCGCATCTCTTCAGTCTGCGATTGTGCGTACAGATTCGGTTGATAATGCTGCCGTTTCACGTGAAACGGTCTCAGATGGAGTGCGTAACGTCATGGATTCCATCGATGATTCCAGCCCCATCGCACGTCAGCTGGCTAACGAGACCCGTAGGCGCGAACGGCTGATCGGCAGGGAGCTGCCCAAGCCGAGTAGGACCCGAATCTTCACGGTCTCCAACCAAAAGGGCGGCGTCGGCAAGACCACCACTACGGTGAACATTGCCGCCGCATTGGCATCTGCCGGCCTCAACGTGTTGGTAATCGACATCGATCCCCAAGGCAACGCATCTACTGCTTTGGGCATCGAACACCACGCTGACGTGGACAGTATTTACGATGTTCTGATAAATGATCTTCCACTCAGGGATGTTGTGGCCCCATGCCCTGACATTCCAAACCTCATCTGCGCACCCGCCACTATTCACTTGGCTGGAGCTGAGATTGAGCTGGTTTCGCTTGTTGCCCGTGAACAGAGGCTCCGGCGCGCCATTGACGTCTACGCCAAGGAGCGGGAGAACGACGGCGAAGGTCGCCTGGACTACATCTTCATTGACTGCCCGCCCAGCCTTGGGCTGTTGACGGTCAACGCATTCTGCGCCGCCAGTGAAGTCCTTATTCCCATTCAATGCGAGTACTACGCACTCGAAGGCCTGAGCCAGCTCCTGAAGAATATTGAGATGATTCAGAAGCACCTTAATGCTGACCTGGTGGTTTCTACTATCCTCTTGACCATGTACGACGGTCGCACCAACCTGGCTGCGCAGGTAGCCTCCGAGGTTCGCCAGCACTTCCCGGACCAAGTCCTGGGTGCTGTCGTTCCGAGGTCGGTACGTATCTCTGAGGCCCCCAGCTACCAGCAGACCGTCATGACGTACGATCCTTCTTCGAGCGGCGCGCTTTCCTACATGGAAGCCGCAGCCGAAATAGCCGAACGCTAG
- the rsmG gene encoding 16S rRNA (guanine(527)-N(7))-methyltransferase RsmG, translating into MVEITAAELEAAEKIFGERLDLAKRYVEHLATSGTERGLIGPREIPRLWSRHVLNCAVIESAIAMDSHVADVGSGAGLPGLCLAIARPDLELTLIEPLERRVIWLQEVVDDLGLNNVTIMRTRAELAVGMVDADVVTARAVSALSNLAGLTIPLLNGHGEVVAIKGRSAGEEIEKARKVIRKLGGVDTSVVVCGQELLEEPTTVVRIIVNKPGKTA; encoded by the coding sequence ATGGTAGAAATCACCGCAGCTGAACTGGAAGCGGCAGAGAAGATTTTTGGGGAGCGCTTGGATCTTGCCAAGCGTTACGTGGAACACTTGGCTACATCGGGTACCGAGCGTGGGCTCATAGGGCCGCGCGAGATTCCACGTCTGTGGAGCCGCCATGTCCTGAACTGTGCAGTTATTGAGTCCGCCATCGCCATGGACAGCCACGTTGCCGACGTCGGATCCGGTGCAGGCCTTCCAGGCCTTTGCCTTGCCATTGCCCGCCCGGACCTTGAACTGACATTGATCGAACCGCTGGAACGGCGTGTCATTTGGCTCCAGGAAGTGGTGGATGACCTCGGCTTGAACAACGTCACCATCATGAGGACGCGGGCTGAGCTGGCAGTTGGAATGGTGGACGCGGATGTTGTGACCGCCCGGGCCGTTTCTGCGCTTTCCAACTTGGCCGGTCTCACTATCCCCCTTCTGAATGGCCACGGCGAAGTTGTTGCCATCAAGGGACGCAGTGCCGGTGAAGAGATCGAGAAGGCCAGGAAAGTTATCCGCAAACTCGGTGGCGTGGACACGTCAGTTGTGGTTTGCGGACAGGAGCTTTTGGAGGAACCCACCACCGTGGTGAGGATCATCGTCAACAAGCCCGGAAAGACGGCGTAG
- a CDS encoding R3H domain-containing nucleic acid-binding protein: protein MSAESTEEVIVPVTEEQEVSTEETQSKTASRLEEEGDIAADYLEELLDIADIDGDIDIEVRNGRTYISIGADEESAALDSLVGRDGEVLEALQELARLSVLSATESRSRLVLDINGYRKERAGVLQKIAEDAVAKVKADGGTVALEPMSAYERKIVHDVVADLGYVSESEGEGAGRHIVVSAD, encoded by the coding sequence ATGTCTGCCGAGAGCACTGAAGAAGTTATTGTCCCTGTGACTGAGGAGCAGGAAGTCTCCACGGAAGAGACCCAGTCCAAGACGGCCAGCCGCTTGGAAGAGGAAGGCGACATTGCCGCCGATTACCTTGAGGAACTCTTGGATATCGCCGACATCGACGGCGACATCGACATCGAGGTCCGCAACGGGCGCACATACATCTCCATCGGTGCTGATGAAGAGTCTGCTGCCTTGGACAGCCTCGTAGGACGCGACGGAGAAGTCCTGGAAGCATTGCAGGAACTGGCCCGCCTTTCGGTTCTGTCTGCTACGGAGAGCCGTTCCCGCCTCGTCCTGGATATCAACGGCTACCGTAAGGAACGCGCTGGCGTGCTCCAGAAGATTGCCGAGGATGCCGTGGCCAAGGTCAAGGCTGATGGCGGAACTGTGGCCCTGGAGCCGATGAGTGCTTACGAGCGCAAGATCGTCCACGACGTCGTTGCTGACCTCGGATACGTCTCCGAGTCCGAAGGCGAAGGCGCTGGCCGCCACATCGTCGTTTCGGCCGACTAG
- the yidC gene encoding membrane protein insertase YidC, whose protein sequence is MDFFETIMFPFKWLVSIIMVGFHEGLSFIGLPAANGWTWTLSIIGLVLVIRAALIPVFVKQIKAQRGMQLLQPDLKKLQTKYKGKTDQLSRQAMAQEQMALYKKHGTNPFSACLPMLIQMPFFFALFQVLSGITAARNSGKGIGAMSADQVVQFDESSIFGAPLSASLLHGGAGGNEVAVWILSIVMIVAMTASQFITQKQIMAKNMSEEAMASPFMRQQKMMLYILPLVFGIGGINFPIGVLIYWTTTNLWTMGQQFFVIRRMPTPGSPAAKALEERRAAKGLPPLLGGKKTADAAAEAEAAAAAAAEIRAQRVQPQRKNRKKK, encoded by the coding sequence ATGGACTTCTTTGAAACAATCATGTTTCCGTTCAAGTGGCTGGTGTCAATCATCATGGTTGGCTTCCACGAGGGACTGAGCTTCATTGGCCTGCCCGCCGCGAACGGCTGGACGTGGACTCTGTCCATCATCGGCCTCGTGTTGGTGATCCGTGCCGCCCTGATTCCTGTCTTCGTCAAGCAGATCAAAGCCCAGCGCGGCATGCAGCTGCTCCAGCCTGACCTGAAGAAACTTCAGACCAAATACAAGGGCAAGACCGATCAGCTCTCCCGCCAGGCCATGGCGCAGGAGCAGATGGCTCTCTACAAGAAGCACGGGACCAACCCGTTCTCGGCATGTTTGCCGATGCTGATCCAGATGCCGTTCTTCTTCGCGCTGTTCCAGGTGCTGTCCGGTATCACCGCGGCCCGCAACAGCGGCAAGGGCATCGGGGCAATGAGCGCCGACCAGGTTGTCCAGTTCGACGAATCCAGCATCTTCGGTGCCCCGCTGTCTGCTTCCCTGCTTCACGGTGGTGCCGGTGGCAACGAGGTTGCAGTCTGGATTCTCTCCATCGTGATGATCGTTGCCATGACGGCCTCGCAGTTCATCACGCAGAAGCAGATCATGGCCAAGAACATGTCCGAAGAGGCCATGGCCAGCCCGTTCATGCGCCAGCAGAAAATGATGCTTTACATCCTGCCGCTCGTGTTCGGTATCGGTGGCATCAACTTCCCCATCGGTGTCCTTATCTACTGGACCACCACCAACTTGTGGACCATGGGCCAGCAGTTCTTCGTCATCCGCCGTATGCCCACCCCGGGTTCCCCCGCCGCTAAGGCACTGGAGGAGCGCCGTGCCGCCAAGGGCCTCCCGCCCCTGCTGGGTGGCAAGAAGACCGCGGACGCCGCCGCAGAAGCCGAAGCTGCTGCTGCGGCAGCCGCCGAAATCAGGGCTCAGCGCGTCCAGCCACAACGTAAGAACAGGAAGAAGAAGTAA
- the yidD gene encoding membrane protein insertion efficiency factor YidD, translated as MAQVHATLRLNTTAPLRKGHRVHDISTAVVPSSNDPSGKVPHRSLPAAVGMFLWELPRNILILLLKTYRKVISPLYGQVCRFFPSCSAYALEAVTVHGAVKGSWLAAKRLAKCHPWNAGGVDHVPAGHRHWPEGRTPTIVVLNNPDQFLAVQADEEGRSAA; from the coding sequence GTGGCTCAGGTCCACGCAACGCTTCGACTGAACACAACGGCACCACTACGGAAGGGACACCGCGTGCATGACATAAGCACCGCCGTCGTTCCTTCCTCAAACGACCCCTCCGGCAAGGTTCCGCATAGGAGCCTTCCGGCGGCGGTAGGTATGTTCCTCTGGGAGCTGCCCCGCAACATCCTCATTCTTTTACTGAAGACGTACCGCAAGGTCATCTCGCCCCTGTACGGCCAGGTTTGCCGTTTCTTTCCCTCCTGCTCCGCATATGCGCTGGAAGCAGTAACGGTGCATGGCGCCGTGAAGGGCAGCTGGCTCGCAGCCAAAAGGCTCGCCAAATGTCATCCTTGGAATGCCGGTGGAGTGGACCACGTCCCCGCCGGCCACCGTCATTGGCCTGAAGGCCGGACGCCCACAATTGTTGTACTGAACAATCCGGACCAGTTCCTGGCTGTTCAGGCTGATGAAGAAGGCCGCTCTGCGGCCTAA